The window TGAGCCTCCTGATAATCGCAAAAACGGCAGATGTGACACGGTAGGCAAAGAGTTTTCCCTTCGTCACGTCCCCTCCTGCAACACGCCTGATTCAAAGGCACCAGCAACTCTGCGGGAGCCGGATCCCGATCATTGGATTCAGGTGTGTTGCGAGAGGGAAGCCTGGACGCCACGTTGGGGAGCGTCCCGGCGGCACTCACCTTCCCACAACGTTTCTCCGCCGCGAATCAGCCCAAACTTCATCTTGCGCTCCAGCTGACCTTTGAGCACGCGGCAGCCGGCCACCGCCATCTTCTTCTTCCCCGCCGTGACCTCAAACATGGCCAGAACCGCGGCCTCGCCTGGGGGCGGAGCCAAAGCGTCAGTGGGGGCGGAGCCAAAGCCTCAGTGGGGGCGGCGACTCACCCAGCACCTCGCGCGTGACCAGCGGCGGCAGCTTGCCGGCGATCTCGGCCTTGAGCTGCTCCACCATTTTGTAGATGACGCGGTGAAGCCTGACGGGCACGTTACGGCGTGACGCCGCTTGCACGATGTCCTTCCTCGCCGCCACGTTGAAGCCGTAGACGCTGCCTGGTGGAGAAGTGCCGGCAGTCAGACGGGTCGCGGGAGCCGGCTGAAAGTCTTCAAGCGGGGAACCGTGGGCAGACTTTGGACCGCTTTGCTTTTTGGACCGTCTCAGGGCCAGAGCCGCTAAAGGTTAGCGTAGCGCCGAGCGCTATTAGAAGGATCAGGCCAATGGAATCATGCGAGCCTTTCGATTGGACGCGATGGCCAAGCAGGTGTGCTCATTTTGTTGCCTTtcgagaaaaacaacaacttcctGACTCGATAAAAACCTGCTTGAACTCAAATAAGCTCGCTCTGCAACACAATCGTTTTGCaatttcagcttctttttttaaaatttctttCGGACTTTTGTATTCGAAATTCAGgcattttttgggggctttGTTTGTCGACCAACGCCGGTAAACAACCGAGCGGCCGGCCCACGCATTCAGTCACAGATCCGAGCGTACGGCGCGCGGTTACGATGCAGGCGGCGCGCGGTTACGATGCAGGCGGCGCGCGGTTACGATGCAGGCGGCGCGCGGTTACGATGCAGGCGGCGCGCGGTCACGATGCAGGCGGCGCGCGGTCACGATGCAGGCGGCGCGCGGTCACGATGCAGGCGGCGCGCGGTCACGATGCAGGCGGCGCGCGGTCACGATGCAGGCGGCGCGCGCGCTACCTCCGAAGGTCTCCGCCATGTCGAGGTCCTTTTCGGAGATGTCGCCGATGCCGATGTGAACGAGTTCCAGGCTGCACTGGTGGTCCGCGTCGTAGCCGTCCAGGATGTTCAAGATGGCCTCCAATGAGCCGTCCACGTCCGCTGGCGGGCgacaaacaaacatggctgCTCGAAAAGTAGTCGACTTGCAGTACAAAATGCAAAAGTGTATTTTGAGCGTGTGCTTATTCTTGTACTAAAAAGTCAACTCTGTGGGACGTCATTGGAACATTTTAGTACACTTCAAAGTATACTATCAAGGATATGAATGAGGATACTTGATATTTAAGCAAAAGATGGAAAGAGCCAACAGCGCAAATGAAGGTAGCGACCTTTAACCTTTGGCTTGCTTGAACGCGGTTGGCGGGCGGGCGGGACGCTGGTCAGAAGTGAGCGAGCGCTACCTTTGATGATGAGCGGCAGGGCGAAGGTGGCGGGCGCCGTTTTCTCGCTGGGCCGGTTGGCGAACTTGCTCTTGTCGTTGTGGTAGAGCAGCAAGCGCCTCTGCCGCCAGCTCAGGTGCGCCAGCTCCGCCCTCTTCTTCCTGTAGGCGTCGTCGTGCTGCCGCCGCTTGTCCTGTATGCGGCTTTGCTCCGCCTCCAGCCGCTCCAGCTCCTCCTGGTGAGCGCGCCACGCCGACACCTCCCTGGCTCGCTTCTGCTCGCACAAAACGCACACGCGGCCCTCACGTGACGGACGAGCGCGACATCCGACGACATCCGACGAGCGGGACGTTCGCCGTCATGCGTTGGCCGATCGGAAGCCATTCGTGAAAGGACGGTGACGTGACCCACGGGCGACCTTACGGCGGCCGATCGATTGAACGGACGACGCGCGGGTGGGCGGGGCTGACCTCAGACTCCACCTCCAGGACGGCATCGCCGGGGGAGGGCGCGTCCTTCCAGCCGACCACCTCCACCGCCGCGCCGGGCCCCGCCTCCTCCAGCGCGCGGCCGTCCTCGTCCCACAGCGAGCGCACCTTGGCCCAGGTCTTGCCCGCCACCAGCACGCAGCCTCGCCGCAGCGCCCCCCGCTGGACCAGCGTGGTGGTGACGGGACTGCGGGAGCAGACGGCGCAAAGTCAACGGCAGGCGGCAAACAAACGAACCCTGGACAATCCGCCGCCATAGCGGACCAAATTGTGGACACCCGAGACATCCGGTCACATCCACAAACGGTTCTGGCGGCACGAACGCCATCATTGGTTTGGGAACGCCGAGCGGCAAAAGCGCTGCCGATGTCGAAAAGTCCTTTTTGTTGAAGCGCAATTCAAACGCTAACAACGAGTTCTCGGGTCGTGTTTTGGGCTAACACGGGTGGCAACAATTTGGTCCACGTTTGGTCCCGAATCACCAAAATCCGCCCCCTGCAGGTCAGCAGACGCATTGCAAGCCGCCATCTTTGTTTCTCAAATGTCGctagaaaatgttttgttttgtttttgctgacgTTTTGGAGCTCTTGAAGAAAAATTGGGTGGCAAAAAATTGGGGTGGCTGACGAGGTCTCGCCGATCTTTgagcttttctttcattttgtcGATCCCGACCGACATTTTGTGATTTCAGAAATGCAAAGGAAAGCAAACGTCTTTTTCTCGCTTTGGATGTCACAAACGGCAAATCGCGGTCCAGAAGGCGAAAATGCGGATTGAGCCACATGGCAGGTTTAggacaggggtggccaagtccGGTCCCGGAGAGCCCCTATCCggcctgttttccacgtttccctccgccaacacacctgattgaggATCAGGATGGTTGTCAGCCGTGCGCAAAGCGTGCTGATGCGGTGATCATTCCATTCAGccgcgctgaaggagggagacgtggaaaacaggcCGGATCGGGGCTCTGGAGGACCCAACTTGACCACCCCTGCTTTCAGACTTTTGGGGCCTCAGCCTGAATTCGGCCTTGTGGACCGGATTTGATAAATGTGGTCCGGATCTGTGAGGAAGCTCCGACACCTGCAGGAcccagattgcccacctctggagtTGAGATGTGGCCTTTCGGACCCGGGAAAAACCGTGAGCTGGTTTAGCAGCTGTGGCGAAAAGCCAAAGTTTGGCGAGGTTTTGCCACCCCTGCAAGCGCCACGTCTGCCGGCGGCGGCCGTTTTGGCGCTCCCCGCCGCGGACCGACTGTGCGGCGACTCGGGACCGAGCGAGGCAAGCGTCCGGACGCCACCGACCCTCTGCCTCTGTCCGTGCGACTCTCGATGACCAGGCCCTCGACGGCGCCGTCGGGTTGGGCCTTGAGCTCCAGAATCTCGGCCAGCGCCACGGTGGCCTCGGCCAGCGCCAGCAGGTTGTCCCCCTTGAGGGCCGAGACGTGGACGGCCTGCGCGTCGCCGCCGAATTCCTCGCAAACCACGTCGTGGGCCAGCAGCTCCCGTTTGACCCGCTGGGGGTCGGCCTGAGCTTTGTCGCATTTGTTGACCGCCACGATGATGGGAACTGCGACACAAGTTCATTGCAATGCGGCGATGTTGTCGTGGGTCGGCGGCCGTGCGGTCTGACGGGTACCTGCCGCCCGCTTGGCGTGCTGGATGGACTCCACCGTCTGGTTCATGACGCCGTCATCGGCGGCCACCACCAGGATGACGATGTCGGTGGCGCCGGCGCCGCGGGCCCGCATGGCCGAGAAGGCGGCGTGACCCGGCGTGTCCAGGAAGGTGATCCTCTCGCCCGTCGCCAACTCCACTGCGGGTCCGAAACACACCTGCCGTGAAAAACAGGTCGCCGCAAAGACCAGGCTGGACTTTGCTAGCATTTAGCGAAGACTTGAGGTCGCTTCGATACGAGACAAATGAAGAGAAATCCAAAATGAAGACGGCTCTTCGGATTCCGAGAATGAGCGTCTTTGTTCCCTCATCGCAAACTCAAACGTGTTTTTTCTGCTTATTCCTGAAAACGCTCGCCAAAGCGAAAGGACGCCATTTGATGTGGCAAAACGTTGGCCGGCGCTACCTGCGAAGGCTCCGATGTGCTGCGTGATGCCGCCGGCCTCGGCGGCGACCAGTCGGCTTTTCCTCAGGCCGTCCAACAGCGTGGTCTTGCCGTGGTCCACGTGGCCCATGATGGTGACCACCGGGGGGCGCCGCACCAGCTTGCTGGCCTCTGCGGGGGGTCTGCGCACATTTTCATGCAAAGAAATTCACTGGATCTTCGGTCGGACCGCCGGACAGACGAGACGGCGTCTCACAGCGGCCAAACAATGGCGACGCGGCCGACACTACCGAAAGACGCGCCGGCCGCAAGATGGCCGCAAGGCAGGAAACGAAGCAAGCGCGCATCAAATGATGATTTCAAGCAATTCAAAGAGAAATTGCTTATTGACGGGAACAGCACACGCCAAATCTGTAGCccagcttagcttagcttagcctagcctagcctagcctagcctagcctagcctagcctagcgaGTGTCTGACCTGGGCACGGCGTCCCTGTTCTGCGGCTGCGGCTCCTCGCTGAGTTTCTCCCAGCGGAACTTCATGCCCGAGCGCGTCACCGCTTCCTTGATCCAGCGCTCCTCCAGCACCGTCGACGGGTTGGCGCGGGAAACGTCCAGCGGCGTGTTCATCAGCGCCTCCAACACGCTGtctacgcacacgcacacacatgcaggtgTGACACGTCCGCCAAACTGCAGACGGAAGACGCCAGCGTGGACGTTTTCGGATTGCGCAACGTCGCGCAACGCTTTCAAACGACTTTTGGACGTTTTCAAAGTCCAAATGAGCTCCATTTGTTTGACGGCCACAAAACGATACGCTACAAATCCAAGGTTGGATCAATGACTCGATTGACGGGCGACCGTTTCGATGATGCATTGACGGTTGAATCGAAACTTGTCGATCGCTTCAAGATGGCCGGCGATTTTCCAAAGCAGACTTTTGCGAGCATCTGCTTTCAAACGGAATCCGTTTGAAATGAGAAATTCAAAGGCGTCGATTCGTCAATTGATTGGAAAAGAAACGCCTCTGAGATGAATATTGATCCCGATCGCGTTTCTCGGCGTGCGTACGGCGAGCGTGTGCGCACTTACCGGGATTTCTGTTCATGGCTCGTGCGAGCGCCGCCACAGTCATGGTCTGCCTGATCTCCACTTCCTGCTTGTTGGCTTTCACCTTTGGCCTCTGCTCCTTCTTATGACCTTTCGACTAAAGCGGGGGGGGGCAGACTTGAGAGGTGGTGGGCAGCGGACACTCGGCgctcgccatcgctcacggcttTACCTGATTGGAGGCCAGCAGAGGGGCGGCGTCGAACACGGGTCGACAGAGAGGAGGCGCAAGTGGCCAGATGGCGGCGCGGGGCAGCCGGCGAgtgacgccgccgccgccgcacgcCGCCGATGACGTCAGCTTCATCATCTGCAGCATCGTCACCTGCGGCCGAGTCGGGGCAAAAGACAAAGTCACTTTTCAAATGTGGCACTGAAGGTCCTGGTGGGCTCACCGACCCCTTCGGACCCGTacatgattgcagtggacacgACAGATTTGCGCGTCGAAACCAACACATTTCCATCCAATCACGGAGCGACATCGTGTTTGGGGGCGTGACTTGCAGCTCAGCTGCGACCAAGCCAGGAAGCGCCGACGTCGGGGCAAAGAAACAAAGCCAACACGCTGCAATTCCTTGTTGAGCAGCGAGAGGAGCGTCGCCATTTTTAGCAGCTAACGTCAATAAGttggtgttttttccccccttcgaGAATGaaggccgtgattggtcaaaacaaatgtgcacaatgccgcatcgtccaatcagcttgaagtattgtacagaatgtcccgcctttccctaGCAAATCAACGCGGAGCAGTCGAGATGGATATTGTGGAGATCTCCTGAgcagaggtgtcaaactccggacCTGGAGGGCCGcattcctgcaggttttggaggtttcccttctccaacacagctgatgtatgatcagctcatcagcaagctctgcataagcctgatcgCGATCCTGCTGGtcggaatcagcttgtgttggagaAGGCAAACCTCCAAAACAGGACTGCGACCCTCGAGGACCGcattttgacacctctgctcTGAGTGAAGCACAACATCAAtttggctattgccaggttagccCCAAACGTCATTTTAGCACCCCTAAAACCGCTCGTCCTAAAATCGCCTCTGATGGACAATGATGTGAAACTGGACCAAACTGCTGCTGTTATCAAATTCAGCTCTTTTTCTTGTTCGCTTGAGACGGATAACCAAAGTTAGCAGTAGAGCCTCCTCAAATGCTTCAATGGACTCGGCAGGAGACGATGGATAATGAATGTCATACACGTTTGATCATTTTCTGGCGAATATTTGCCCGTCGACAAGCGACAAATGCATTTCAAAAAGAGTCTAGAAGGATGACATAAATGATTTACTGACCTGAAAAAGACTTTTAATGCCGAACGGACGGTTCCATGTTGAATTGTGTCGTCTAGACGGGCGCCGCCATGACACCCACCAGTACCGGAAGTGAGCGTCTTACGTTTCTGCCGCCGTCGGCGTGGAGTGGAACTGCATCGTTAGCGAGGTGCGgcttcgatttttttttgctgtgcttTCTTTATTAAGAAGCGGATTCGGAATCTCACCGCacgcaaaataacaaaaacaaacatccaaataatccaattcaaactgagcacacagAACAGAACCGTGCTGTCGAACAAGAcacaagtgagaaaaaaaacactcaaaaaacaacaacaaaggtcTAATTAGACATTAAAGATTGCGAGAAAAGCATCGCTTTGGTCGTCAGTGTcggttttgtgatgcaaatgtcTCACTCTTTTGAACGCAAATTGTTTTGAGAAGAAAAAGGCTTTATTTCCGTGACCCCAGCCAACTTGCCGGACCCTTTTCGTCCGGACCAAGACCGGAGCCGATCTCGGGTCACAGGACGGCGTCAGCGGCAAGTCAGTGCTGCCGATTGCACGCCGCTGGAGGCGACGACGTCCAAAAGGCCATCAAATCCATCCCTTGAAGAGTTGCTTGAGCCAGCCGGCACTGACCCGCCGTTGCTCCTCCCATCGTTTTGGTTTTGCACACGTTGGTCGTGCTGACCAATTGCGAGCGACTCTCAATTGTGACGCCACAAACAATTTGAGTTTTGAATTGGATCATCGCTGGAATTTTGcttttctggaggaaaaaataaataaaatgcaaacgGACTACAATTTTGGAATTGGCGCACCAATTTgagatcttatcttatcttattattTGAACTCATGTAGAAAAAGCACACAAAGCAAGTTGTTGTCCACCTGGAGGCGGGGCTTCCACTGGTCATGGTCATCACCGCTCTGGCCCCGCCCCCACACTTTCCGCTTGTACTGGGAGTTGTTGGGGTCGGCGGGACGCCGGCGTGGCTAGAAAATTGCGAGCAAAGGTCCGGGCCCACGTCAGCGCTTCTGCCATGTCGGCGCTACTTCCTGTTCCGCGCGCCACCACCGCCGagccgccgccgtcgccgcccATCCTCCGACACACGGCCGTCGCCCAATCGGAAGCCGAGAGCGTCGTGGTCGAGTCCTGAGCGGGAGCGCCAATCAGATGCTTCTCAACACGAACATGGCTGATGGACGGCGTTACCTTGGGAACCTGACAGGCGCACAGGATTTTCCCAGAATGCTTTGGGGCAGCCAGCAGCATGACGTGGGCGGAGGGACGCGCCACACTCACCAGGTTCACCGTCTTCATCAGAACCTGAAGGAACGCACGCAAACGCTAAACATGCTAACTGCTGGGCCGGCCATTTTCACATACGCAATCCACAAGCTAGCAAAAAAGGTGATGAGCAAAATGTTTGGATGGGCCCGGATGGGCCCGGATGGGCCCGGATGGGCCCGGATGGGACCGGATGGGACCGGATGGGACCGGATGCGTGCTCAGCTAATCACCTCCACAAGAAGCTGCACGCTCGCTCATCAACCTACCGCCAAGGACGGCGCCTCCACGGCGTTCACCAGCACAACTTCCTGTTGGGCGGCGCCCAGCACGACCTGAGCCTGGAGCGCCGCCTGCCGAGCATCGCATCGAGGTTAGCTCGGCGGACAGGAAGTcaagttttcattttcaaaggCTTCACCTGCGCGCTCTCCAGCTTCCTGACCACAGTGTTGCTCCGCCTCTGCATGGCTTTGAGGCGCGCCTGCAGTTCCCCTCGCAGCCACTGGGGGACGGGCGTGTTGTCCACCGCCTGCAAGACGCAACGGCACGGACGGACGATGAGCGCGACCGCCGGCGGGCCAAAACGGCGACGGCGGCGGgcgccacttacgtcggagagcCCGCCCACCTCCTTGGCCAGGCTCTGGGCGGAGTCCAGACGGGAGGAGGCGGGGCCCGTCATCCTGGCTGCGAGGGAGTCCACTTCCTCCAGCAGCGATTGGCCCGCCTCCCGAGCCTCAACGACACATTGCGCAACAGGTTAGCGGCAGCTGACCTAAGCTAGGCTACTCTAAGCTAATAcgttttccccctttttttttttttgcaagactaAAATAATGTGCAACACATCTGATGTGAGCAGTGAGCTCCCTGCCGAggtgttttacaaaaaataattgacgtgttttcgtttgagcgcacacacacaagtgctGTCACTcagatatttttagaattgattattctACCGATTGTTCCATCCATTAATGaaatcatcagggaaaaaaattccTTTCGCATCAGAGCATATTACAAAAGCGTGTTTGCGGTCATGCTAAGATAACTTGAATTGCGTCCGGGGCGGGGCAACCGGGAAAGGGAGGCGGAGTCTCATGTCCGTTTGTACTAACCCGTGCGGCGTCCGTCCCCGTGATGGCGACAACGCGACTGATCCCTTTGACCAGCTGACGCTCGGACACGATCACCAGGTCGCCGATGGAGGCCGTCCGCAACAGGTGActggcgcacgcacacacacacgcttactGTACAGTGCATGAGGGGGCGGGGTCAAAGTGAGCGCTCAGGCCTTGTCACAAAAAAAGCGCGGCCTCACGTTCCACAGCAGAGTTCCACCGAGGTGCCGCCAACGGCCGGATGGTCCAAAAGTTCCGAAACCGGGACCGACACAGAGACCACTCGAACCGGGTCGGGATACACCTGAAGACGACAAGTGACGGTCAGCGAGTGACGGGGCTTCGAATGCGTAGCCGTTGTGGCAGCGCTCACCTCGTCCACCGTGCGCACATCCTGGATGGTCATGGCGGCTTTCAGGGGCACCTCTTGGACGTGCACCACCTGATTGGCCGCCACCGCTGCATTGACGCACGCCTCCACCTGCTGAAGCTGAGCGGCGCTCGGCGAGCCCTGAGCAGGAAGTGGCGCGTTAACGCCGCTCGACGGCTAGCCGGCTACTTGCCAAACCTTGACGCTGAAGTCGAAGCGCAGGCGGCGAGCGGACACGTGCGATCCTCGCTGGTGGAGCGACGGGCCCAGAAGGTTCCGAAGGGCCCAGTTGAGCAGGTGCGTGGCCGTGTGGTTGCGCATGCACGCCAGGCGCTGAGCCTGACGACAAAGGTCAACGGCAATTCTCAGGAGGAAGTCGCCCGGCCCGGACGGATGCCCGCctgctctttttttaatgtgcgtAGTGGGGCGTCTTCAAAACGGTTTTCAATcatgttttcttctttgaaTGGTTGAAGAAAATGACTCATTTCATGACTTTGCTCTTATTAGAAATAAAGCCGTCTTGCCTCGTGGTATCGGGGACGACTCGAGAGTCGAGAAGCCGTACTGGTCGGAAggggtgtggaaaaaaaaaacaagcgctACCGAACATCCCCAGTTGTGATCCCACACGGTCACCTGGTCCAGATGAAGGTGGACGTGGTCTCCGGTCTGGAGGGTGTCGGGAGCCGTCACCTGGTGGATCACGtagcccgccgccgccgtcacGTGCTCCACACAGAACGGCACTTCCTGACAAACGGGAAGTCAACGTGGTGAGAGCAGAGTGGCCGTGGCGACGCACTTCCTGTCCACTAACCTGCAAGTTGGCCCGTACAAAGTACCCGCGGTCGGCGTCCTGCCCGCCCTGCTCGGCGTAGAAAGACGTCCGGTCCAGGATGACGCCGCAGCGCTGACCCGCTTCCACTTGAGACACCAGCGCCGTGCCGTCAAACAGAGCCAGCACGCGCGCTCGGCATGCCAGGAACACTGCGGGGGAAACGCACGCCACGCGGCGTCACGTGGCGAGGCCGCAAATAAGCTGCTTGGCATGGCGATGTGCCACCTTTGCCCCTCCAACAAAGCGCTGACGGGCCGGCAAAACTGCCAAATGTTACGCCAACGCACATTTGGAATCGAGCAGTGGGCGTGTCCCTCCTAAGCCATGGGAGGACGGACACGCCCCTCTCAAACACACGCGTCAACCCAAAAGCGCTAACACACGCAACACAGGTGCGCACACTCACCGTAGCATTCCTGCTCAACGGCGTACTCGTACTTGCCGCTGTCGTCCGTGTGAGGGACGCCGTCTCGCTGCAGCTGGTCCAAGACCAGCACGCTCGCCGTCACAGCGGCATCGGCCCGCTCCGACGCCACCTGACACCATCCACGACATCACGCTTTTACGTCAGTCGCCGCCGCAAAGTGGCGCGCGTCCGCAAGGGCGGCACCTTGTGTTGCTTTGCCACCAGCCGTTCCACTTCCTGTCGGTCGACGGACACGCCCTCCTCGTCCAACATCAGCTCCACCAAGTCCAGCGGGAAGCCCAAGTCCCGGTACAGCGAGCACGCCACCGCCGCTAACACACACATcaatacatttacacacacacacggtactGCTCAAAAGtgtgtgaacctcttgagcaatttggactttgcaATGGTTTcgacctgattttgttgttcaatctgaaccgtTACATTTGATATGAAAAACAGGTTTTCCATGcattgttctttaaaaaaaaaaaaaatcaattgtgtagtccaaactaaatgaaaaagcctttttggtcaattcacttgggtgcaaaagtaagtgaaccctgagccgcattgcttaaaacaagcagtcaagtcgGATCAGGTCGGACAAATTGGGAGCTAAAGGAACCGCTGAAATGGACcaaatgaaatgagaggttgagaagaaagaagaaattgtgcatcactgactgaaacccAGACAAAAGCACGTCACGTCTGTGGCCGCTTCAAATCCGGACTTCTTTccaaatactgtggcgggacctgaagcgggcactTGATGCTGGACGCCCTCCGACCTCTCTCAATTGGCAAAGCGGCAAAGTCCGTGCGAAAGACTGACAAGTCACTAACCAAAGTGTttttgcaaaaggaggtgcgaTGATGTCCCACCAAGTCGCAACTTCGCACACTTTTGCAAGCATGCAAATTAGTTTTCCTCAATCAACGAGCGCCTGCTCAGTAATGGATGACATCATCGgcgttctttttcttttcgaTGTCAGCATCGTAGATTTGGGCGCGACTAAATATTTAATAAGgtgattcgatttttttataCGAAAAGTCTGTGCATGCCTGCAGGGTTGACAAACTTTGGAGCAGAACTTTATACAAAAACGTTGTGCTTTACTCGCTCGATGCTTGTTGGAAACGTGCCACGTCGTTTGCCGTCCGCAGCTCAGAGCAAAATTCCCTGCTCGAGTTCCCTCGCAAAGCGTTGCTGCTGCCGAGACTTTTGAAGCGGCGAGgccgccatcttgctcctcccgaGATACGTTTCTCACCGTACGCAAatgagagaacatttgagacacgACTTGCAAGAAACGACGATTGATCACGTTGTCAATTTGTTCAACACCAACaagacattttacaacatgTAGAAATGATGCGCTTGCTGATGTTTCCagtaagaaacttttttttatcgaAGCGGTCTTCGAAGCAGCACAAGCCGCGACCTTCGCTTGGAAATTGAAATCATCATCGGCCTTTTATGCGAGCGCCTCCGAGTTGttaaagtgtcatctgatgccgTAGAGCTCAGACAGTCGTCCGCTGGccagatgggaggagcaagatggccgccctgcgACTTCAAGGGCTTGCACGGCCGTGTTTGGGCTGTCGGTCGCAAATTCAGGTCAGCGAGTCAGCATCAAAGTCTGCTTTCTTGGTTccttgaatggaaaaaaaaagtgctaagcaaaacaaaacacacacaatcagcGCTACAGgacctttttttcctcatagcAACAATTTCTCACAAGTTTTGACTTCCTTGCTCAGTTGTGCGCTCCAGTCGGGTGCAATTGGCGCCATGGCGGGAACTTGAGCAGGTCATTGACTGGCGAGATTCCATTTGAGATGTGTGCCAATTTCTCGCCATTTGTCCAACAAGCATGAGCGGAACTAGCGACAGCGCGCGTTAAGCGGCTAAGCTAAGCTTGGCTAAGCTAAGCTTGGCCGCTAGCCAGCGATTAGCGACGTCACCGGGAAAGAGCTTGCGTTGCGGCTCCACGGTGGCGAGCGTGCGTCGGATGAGCCTGCTGCCCTGCCGCAGATTGGACAGGAAGTGATCCTCGTTCTGGTTGATGACCTCCATCACCTGCCGCACACGTGTGGTCAGACACTTCCTGTGGGACGGCGGCCGCCCCCCGGCGTGGTGGACTCACCCTGTCGGCTTCGCGCCGCAGCTCCGGATAGACGTCGCCCTGCGTGCGCACAAAACAGCCgttggcgtgcgtgcgtgcgtgcgcgcgtgcgcgcgtgcgcagCCGAGATGGCAAGCAATGAAGTACAAATACGTCTGCTGTACTCGAGTACTTTCCCCCCCACTGCCACTTTTCACATGCATCATTTGAACTCGACTTTCTCTACTTTTGACTCCTGAGATGAAATAATGGGCTCAATGATGTGCCAATCGCAGGCCGCGTTACGGCCCGCCTCCTTCGGGCCAGCTTGTGTTCGGCTCCACGTCATGAGATCCGCAAGACTTGCGCAAAACGGCGAACTCGTTTTGAGCTCGCATGAAGAGGAAATCCATCGGGATCGTACAAGCTTGCGTTTTTCGCCGGCGGGTACGAGAGGACATCGTTCCACGTCAGCAGCGTCGCCAAGCGCGTGAACGCTCTTGGGCGGAACGTTGACGGCTAAACGCTAGCTTTTGCCCTCCTCGCCAAAGGGGGCGTGTTCAGCCAAATAGTCACATGACGTCCGGATCTGATGGCTTTTACACGGCAgcctgtagtttttttttaaacttttacttttacttttcccatctctggtgtaccgtgcgtgtgcgtgcgtgcttgtgtCGCATCTGTGCTATTTCCCTGCGTGAGAACACGTAATGTACGTACGGTTTGCTTGCACGTGcagcgcgtgtgtgcgtgtgcgtgtggtaCCAGAACGCGTGCCACACACGGCACCAGGCTGGCCAGCGTTCCCGGC of the Vanacampus margaritifer isolate UIUO_Vmar chromosome 7, RoL_Vmar_1.0, whole genome shotgun sequence genome contains:
- the aars2 gene encoding alanine--tRNA ligase, mitochondrial isoform X2: MLRLLRRSLGSARQTSGAPGRPVRQVSACPPEVSAARVRKTFVDFFEREHGHLLVPSSPVRPRGDPSLLFVNAGMNQFKPILLGTADPRSAMASYRRVVNSQKCVRAGGKHNDLDDVGKDAHHHTFFEMMGNWSFGDYFKEEACVMAWTLLTERYGIASDRLYVSYFAGDAASGLQADEETRRIWLDIGVPRARLLPFGLKENFWEMGNTGPCGPCTEIHYDHVGGRNAASLVNAGCPDVVEIWNLVFMQYSRERDGELRPLPFGSVDTGLGLERLLAVLQGKRSNYDTDLFRPLMDAIQQRSGAPAYGGRTGLEARVDAAYRVVADHARTLAVCIADGVHPGMSGAELVLRRMLRRAVRFCAEVLRAPPGTLASLVPCVARVLGDVYPELRREADRVMEVINQNEDHFLSNLRQGSRLIRRTLATVEPQRKLFPAAVACSLYRDLGFPLDLVELMLDEEGVSVDRQEVERLVAKQHKVASERADAAVTASVLVLDQLQRDGVPHTDDSGKYEYAVEQECYVFLACRARVLALFDGTALVSQVEAGQRCGVILDRTSFYAEQGGQDADRGYFVRANLQEVPFCVEHVTAAAGYVIHQVTAPDTLQTGDHVHLHLDQAQRLACMRNHTATHLLNWALRNLLGPSLHQRGSHVSARRLRFDFSVKGSPSAAQLQQVEACVNAAVAANQVVHVQEVPLKAAMTIQDVRTVDEVYPDPVRVVSVSVPVSELLDHPAVGGTSVELCCGTHLLRTASIGDLVIVSERQLVKGISRVVAITGTDAARAREAGQSLLEEVDSLAARMTGPASSRLDSAQSLAKEVGGLSDAVDNTPVPQWLRGELQARLKAMQRRSNTVVRKLESAQAALQAQVVLGAAQQEVVLVNAVEAPSLAVLMKTVNLVSVARPSAHVMLLAAPKHSGKILCACQVPKDSTTTLSASDWATAVCRRMGGDGGGSAVVARGTGSSADMAEALTWARTFARNFLATPASRRPQQLPVQAESVGAGPER
- the aars2 gene encoding alanine--tRNA ligase, mitochondrial isoform X1; the encoded protein is MLRLLRRSLGSARQTSGAPGRPVRQVSACPPEVSAARVRKTFVDFFEREHGHLLVPSSPVRPRGDPSLLFVNAGMNQFKPILLGTADPRSAMASYRRVVNSQKCVRAGGKHNDLDDVGKDAHHHTFFEMMGNWSFGDYFKEEACVMAWTLLTERYGIASDRLYVSYFAGDAASGLQADEETRRIWLDIGVPRARLLPFGLKENFWEMGNTGPCGPCTEIHYDHVGGRNAASLVNAGCPDVVEIWNLVFMQYSRERDGELRPLPFGSVDTGLGLERLLAVLQGKRSNYDTDLFRPLMDAIQQVRSGAPAYGGRTGLEARVDAAYRVVADHARTLAVCIADGVHPGMSGAELVLRRMLRRAVRFCAEVLRAPPGTLASLVPCVARVLGDVYPELRREADRVMEVINQNEDHFLSNLRQGSRLIRRTLATVEPQRKLFPAAVACSLYRDLGFPLDLVELMLDEEGVSVDRQEVERLVAKQHKVASERADAAVTASVLVLDQLQRDGVPHTDDSGKYEYAVEQECYVFLACRARVLALFDGTALVSQVEAGQRCGVILDRTSFYAEQGGQDADRGYFVRANLQEVPFCVEHVTAAAGYVIHQVTAPDTLQTGDHVHLHLDQAQRLACMRNHTATHLLNWALRNLLGPSLHQRGSHVSARRLRFDFSVKGSPSAAQLQQVEACVNAAVAANQVVHVQEVPLKAAMTIQDVRTVDEVYPDPVRVVSVSVPVSELLDHPAVGGTSVELCCGTHLLRTASIGDLVIVSERQLVKGISRVVAITGTDAARAREAGQSLLEEVDSLAARMTGPASSRLDSAQSLAKEVGGLSDAVDNTPVPQWLRGELQARLKAMQRRSNTVVRKLESAQAALQAQVVLGAAQQEVVLVNAVEAPSLAVLMKTVNLVSVARPSAHVMLLAAPKHSGKILCACQVPKDSTTTLSASDWATAVCRRMGGDGGGSAVVARGTGSSADMAEALTWARTFARNFLATPASRRPQQLPVQAESVGAGPER